One window of Nocardioides dongkuii genomic DNA carries:
- a CDS encoding HAD family hydrolase, with translation MSASLAGDPGGVRAVLIDADGVLQLNPPGWDDDVRSFVAPDRADAFTEDLWAAEKAALRGECSFVDVVREVADRWGFTGREDELLAHWRRVEVSDETLAVVRALRALGLACHLVTNQNDVRAAYLRDEVGYGDLLDTVFCSCELGTTKDDPAFFEHVRATLDLPYDALLLVDDGPAYVETAQALGIRAVGWEIPDGVAALRARLAAQGLRLPG, from the coding sequence ATGTCCGCCAGCCTCGCGGGCGACCCCGGCGGCGTGCGCGCCGTCCTCATCGACGCCGACGGCGTCCTGCAGCTCAACCCGCCCGGCTGGGACGACGACGTCCGCAGCTTCGTGGCGCCCGACCGGGCCGACGCGTTCACCGAGGACCTGTGGGCCGCCGAGAAGGCGGCGCTGCGCGGCGAGTGCTCGTTCGTCGACGTGGTGCGCGAGGTCGCCGACCGCTGGGGCTTCACCGGGCGCGAGGACGAGCTGCTCGCGCACTGGCGCCGCGTCGAGGTGAGCGACGAGACGCTGGCGGTCGTGCGCGCGCTGCGGGCGCTCGGGCTGGCCTGCCACCTGGTCACCAACCAGAACGACGTGCGGGCGGCGTACCTCCGCGACGAGGTGGGGTACGGCGACCTGCTCGACACCGTCTTCTGCTCCTGCGAGCTCGGCACGACCAAGGACGACCCGGCGTTCTTCGAGCACGTCCGCGCGACGCTCGACCTGCCGTACGACGCGCTGCTGCTCGTCGACGACGGCCCGGCGTACGTCGAGACGGCGCAGGCGCTGGGCATCCGCGCGGTCGGGTGGGAGATCCCCGACGGCGTCGCCGCGCTGCGCGCCCGGCTCGCCGCGCAGGGCCTGCGGCTGCCCGGCTGA
- a CDS encoding 3'(2'),5'-bisphosphate nucleotidase CysQ — protein sequence MTFDPGTPPDAARHDDHALAAWLAEVAGRRLLEVRAEGLEGRELKDAGDRAAHELLMALVAEHRPDDAVLSEEGKDDKVRLSADRVWIIDPLDGTREFSEPPRDDWAVHVALWERGPRDLTAGAVAQPALGETFSTGAPPVVPPRTSERPRIAVSRSRPPAFVPVLAAEMDAELVAMGSAGVKVISVARDLTDAYVHAGGQYEWDSAAPVAVARAAGLFTSRIDGRPLEYNQDDVYLPDLIVCRPELADQIVDFVQRHGVTSAG from the coding sequence GTGACCTTCGACCCAGGGACCCCGCCGGACGCCGCCCGCCACGACGACCACGCGCTCGCCGCGTGGCTGGCCGAGGTCGCCGGCCGCCGGCTGCTCGAGGTGCGGGCCGAGGGCCTGGAGGGCCGCGAGCTCAAGGACGCCGGCGACCGCGCCGCCCACGAGCTGCTGATGGCGCTGGTCGCCGAGCACCGCCCCGACGACGCCGTGCTCTCCGAGGAGGGCAAGGACGACAAGGTCCGGCTCTCCGCGGACCGGGTCTGGATCATCGACCCGCTCGACGGCACCCGCGAGTTCTCCGAGCCGCCGCGCGACGACTGGGCCGTCCACGTCGCCCTGTGGGAGCGCGGCCCCCGCGACCTCACCGCCGGCGCCGTCGCCCAGCCCGCGCTCGGCGAGACGTTCTCGACCGGCGCGCCCCCCGTCGTACCGCCCCGGACGTCGGAGCGGCCGCGGATCGCCGTGTCCCGCAGCCGGCCGCCCGCGTTCGTGCCCGTGCTGGCCGCCGAGATGGACGCCGAGCTGGTCGCGATGGGCTCGGCCGGGGTCAAGGTCATCTCGGTCGCCCGTGACCTGACCGACGCCTACGTGCACGCCGGCGGCCAGTACGAGTGGGACTCCGCCGCCCCGGTCGCCGTCGCCCGCGCCGCCGGCCTGTTCACCTCGCGCATCGACGGCCGGCCGCTGGAGTACAACCAGGACGACGTCTACCTCCCCGACCTGATCGTCTGCCGGCCCGAGCTCGCCGACCAGATCGTCGACTTCGTGCAGCGGCACGGCGTCACCTCCGCCGGCTGA
- a CDS encoding VOC family protein, translating into MTALVSHTTIDCRDAYALSEWWKKVLGYVDVEGDPNLPGHEECMILDPATGHRLLFIEVPEGKQGKNRIHLDLAPREGTRDEELAVLLGLGATEVADLRGIYGPGSGWVVLADPEGNEFCILRSAAERAAGPPPVHP; encoded by the coding sequence ATGACCGCCCTCGTCTCGCACACGACCATCGACTGCCGCGACGCCTACGCGCTCTCGGAGTGGTGGAAGAAGGTCCTCGGGTACGTCGACGTCGAGGGCGACCCCAACCTGCCGGGCCACGAGGAGTGCATGATCCTCGACCCCGCGACGGGGCACCGGCTGCTGTTCATCGAGGTGCCCGAGGGCAAGCAGGGCAAGAACCGGATCCACCTCGACCTCGCGCCCCGCGAGGGGACCCGCGACGAGGAGCTCGCGGTGCTGCTCGGCCTCGGCGCGACCGAGGTCGCCGACCTCCGGGGGATCTACGGCCCGGGCAGCGGCTGGGTGGTGCTCGCCGACCCGGAGGGCAACGAGTTCTGCATCCTGCGCTCGGCGGCCGAGCGCGCCGCGGGGCCGCCTCCCGTCCATCCCTGA
- a CDS encoding lytic transglycosylase domain-containing protein produces MLSRPVRLIVLLATGLGAVAGLGHVASVTVLARPDLPPTAQHAYVAAPVPARAPVAPAPAGEPVGVPVVDPAWVSAHAEASGVPEPAVRAYAAAQLAVDNRCALGWTTLAGIGWVESQHGTIGGRVIAADGHASRRILGPPLNGRGAVAAIPATPESSSWHGNPRWDHAVGPMQFIPSTWETWGSDGDGDGEADPNDLDDAALAAARYLCADGHDLTTGEGWAAAVFAYNHAQVYVDAVHAAATSYADRTT; encoded by the coding sequence GTGCTCTCCAGGCCCGTCCGGCTCATCGTCCTGCTCGCGACAGGTCTGGGCGCCGTCGCCGGGCTGGGGCACGTCGCGTCCGTGACCGTCCTCGCGCGCCCCGATCTGCCGCCAACGGCGCAGCACGCGTACGTCGCCGCACCGGTCCCGGCCCGCGCGCCGGTGGCCCCCGCGCCCGCCGGCGAGCCGGTCGGCGTACCCGTCGTCGACCCGGCGTGGGTGTCCGCCCACGCGGAGGCGTCCGGCGTCCCTGAGCCGGCCGTGCGCGCGTACGCCGCCGCCCAGCTCGCCGTCGACAACCGCTGCGCGCTGGGCTGGACGACGCTGGCCGGCATCGGCTGGGTGGAGTCGCAGCACGGCACGATCGGCGGCCGGGTCATCGCGGCCGACGGCCACGCGTCGCGGCGCATCCTCGGCCCCCCGCTGAACGGCCGCGGCGCCGTCGCCGCGATCCCGGCCACCCCGGAGTCGTCGTCCTGGCACGGCAACCCGCGCTGGGACCACGCGGTCGGGCCGATGCAGTTCATCCCGAGCACCTGGGAGACCTGGGGGAGCGACGGCGACGGGGACGGGGAAGCCGACCCCAACGACCTCGACGACGCCGCGCTCGCCGCCGCCCGCTACCTCTGCGCCGACGGCCACGACCTCACCACCGGCGAGGGCTGGGCCGCCGCGGTGTTCGCCTACAACCACGCGCAGGTCTACGTCGACGCCGTCCACGCCGCCGCCACGTCGTACGCCGACCGCACCACCTGA